In the Vicia villosa cultivar HV-30 ecotype Madison, WI unplaced genomic scaffold, Vvil1.0 ctg.000030F_1_1, whole genome shotgun sequence genome, AGAGTAATTAAAGTAGTTATGAGTTGTTATAGAAGTTGGTTAGTTAGTTGAGGTTGTTATAGAGTATGTGTGTAAATAAGAGAACATAAAGGGTTGAGAGCATCTTTGAATATTGTAATTGCAAATAGAGTATTCTCTAATGTGAAGGAGAAAGAAAGTAAGAAACCCTTGAGGAGAGATTCTCTCATATTCTATcctatttctttataaaattgttGTTTCCTTGGAATCTAATTCTTGGGTTCCTAACAATTAGTCCGACATGCTGGATTTTCGAGGAGTGTCTTTTGGATGGCTTGCAAAGGTTGAAAAGATTTTAAAAGTGAAATAAATTCATGGGTTTGATAAAGTGCAATGGAGTTCATGAGCTTGGATGCTTGAACATATTGTGGTTTTGTTCTTGGCATTAAGAAAATTTAGATCCAACCTGGGAATCTTCTTCTACAGGTTGGATCAGGGCGAAATAGTGGCTGTCAGGAAGAGGGAGCAGCTATAGAAGAATACAAAACCTACAAACAAAATATTGGCGAAATGATAAAACAAGAAAGGGTGCTACCTCCGTGGTCAAGAAAAGTGTCAAAGGGAGTGGCATATCTTAAGGTTGATGAGTTAAGAGGTAAATATGCTCCATAGTATGTCCAACAAGTTGGAGGCACGACCTTCTCCAAAGAAATTGAGGCACTCCACGAACGACCTTCTCCAAAGAAATTGAGGCACTCCACGAACTGTCACAAGAGAGCGTATATTGCAGTTTTTGAATCACAATTTTAACCACCAATTTAAAGGGAACAGAGAAAAATTGAGGCTCCAGCAGAAGAAAGAAGTTAGTTAGTTGAGGTTGTATGAATAAGAGAACACAAAGGGTAAAGAGCATCTTTGAATATTGTAATTGCGAATAGAGTATTCTCTATTGTGAAGGAGAAACCCATGAGGAGAGTTTCCCTCTTATTTCCTTAAAATCCAATTGTTGGGTACCTAACAGGGTTGTCGCTCTTTATAAACCCATTTCAGGGCTTCTCTCTTTTCTATATGGGACCTGAGTTTTTTATATAAAGTATAATGATCATTTTGACAAAATTACCAAATTACTGAACCATGTCATTTGTTGTTTCCTAAGATTGTTTTTCTGAAGCATAACAAGCCTAGATTGTTAGTTTTTTCATTCAGAGTGCAGTTCTATCCTTAAAGTTTAGCATGCAACGGCAAGCTAATATTTGCATGTTAGCATAATGACCTAGGTTTATGGTCGTTCTACCTATTGCATTCACTCACCCTCCCTTTTATTATTTTAGAGGTCTGTTAGGGGTGTGTGTGTTAAATTGGATCTTATGCTATGCCCTTGTTTTTCCTCTTATACAACACGGTATTGAACCATATAATGTAACCTATTTTTGTTTGCAGTAGGCCGTGGCTATCAAGTTAAGATCGTGCAAATTTGAATATGATTTTTCGTTTGACAGCATTATTTTTACTTTCAGGTTTTGTCTGTGACATTGGATGAATGGTCAGAAGATGAAGTAGACGCAATGATAGAAGTTGGGGGAAATGCTTCAGCTAATTCAATTTACGAGGCTTATTTTCCTGAAGGATATACAAAACCCGGACCAGATGCCAGTAACGAGCAGCGCTCAAAGTTTATACGGTTAGACATACTTCCATATATGCACTGAATCATCTGCAGGCTGCATCATTTAGTTCCTTTTAAAAATCCTATATCTCTGATCACCATGAAGTAGGCAATGCTGAATATTGTTTTTCCTCCCCATCTCCCACTTTCCGGGGCtgaatcatttattttcttgACATTCTGCTGTTCTTTCAACTACTTCCGTTTTAATCGCGGCTATTTTGGCTGCAGGTCAAAATATGATTTGCAAGAATTTTTGAAGCCTAGTTTGCGCATTGTGTCTGGAAAAAGCAGCCTATCAAGTACTTCCAAAAGTAGTTTTATGGATAGTTTTAAAAGCGCTAGCTCACAGAGAATGGTAACTTCGATTTTGCATTAAGTCTTTTGTTTATCTTACTGCTTTTACGAATGAGGGAAACCAAAACTAGTACGCATATTTTTGTGAACTAGATTTTCACTTAGTTGAATCATTGTTGTACCTGATGAAAGCCTACAAGTTTTATTATGAAAAACAATTTAATATAGATGACATGAAGCATGTTGCATTGTCGTATACTTCTTCAGTAATGGCAATGTAGCTATTCTAGTTAGTGATTTCCTTCTATGGTGACTGATATTGCTGGTGACAACAGGAAGGTATGGTAGAATTTATTGGAATGTTAAAGGTGAAAGTGATTAAAGGCACAAATTTAGCCATCCGGGATATAAAGTCAAGTGACCCGTATGTTGTTTTGAACCTCGGCACACAGGTTGGTTGTTCTTCTCATATATTTCATCGAGGAACTGCTGTTTTCTTATCTTTTATTCATAGTTGAAAATCATAAGCGGTGACAATTTTCTTTCTGAAATTTGATTTGGTGCTACGGCGTACAGACTATACAGACAAGTGTAGTGAAGAGTAATTTGAATCCAGTCTGGAATGAGGAACATATGCTGTCTGTTCCGGAGGATTATGGACAGCTCAAATTGGTATGATTGAATTTTATGCTGTGAATGATAGACACTAAATTCTGCATGTATGGTCACCTTTCATGTTTGTGAATATGTTATCAAATCTTATCAATTCGCTGCGTTGCAGAAAGTATTTGATCATGACACCTTTTCTGCCGATGATATAATGGGTGAAGCGGACATTGATCTTCAGTCACTGATAACATCTGCCATGGCATTCGGAGATGCTGGAATGTTTGGAGATATGCAGATCGGAAAATGGTTGAAATCTGACGACAATGCTCTTATTGAGGATAGTGCAGTCAAAATTACGGATGGTACGGTTAAACAAATGATGACACTCAAACTCCAGAATGTTGAATCGGGAGAAATAGAGTTAGAACTCGAATGGATTTCTCTTGATCAATAATAGCTATTGGAGGAGTGTTGTTAGCATATGAAGTAATttatgtgatttttctcttatacTTTTGGCTCATAAACAAATAAATCTGCCTATTTATGTTTTAGATCTGTCAAATTATTGAACCAAACATTGGATGCATTTTTTTCCATTGAAAAGTGAGAGAGAAAAGCGGAATTTTGCTAAGATGTTATAATCATGTTACTTTTATGTGTAATTGTCAAATTACCAGTGTGCATGTCAATTGGTTTATGTAAAACTTTAGGCTGAAATATTTGTTTCACATTCTTATCATTATCCTGAAGCTGTGGGTGTTTGTCTAATATTTTCTATTTAGTTTTATGAAAAATTCGAAATAAATTCTaggaataatttttaaaaacttgaAACAAACGTGGGATTGTTACTTTTCCAATGTAAGATTTTCGGGAATGCAATTTCAATTCATGAAACAAACACACCTTTAAGGAAATGGTGAGCTTTGTTATGGGTTGTTATCCGTTGGAAGGGAGACACCTTAGGCAACAAGAATAAATGTGTTTTGGATCAGTCAAAGGCCCAATACCGAAGTTCAATTTTATGATCCAATCAAAATTGTCCAACATATATAGTTAGGACAAGATACACTTTTCTGAACTTCATTTTCCATTACTCTTATATTGGATTCTGTAACTGATTTGAGCGTTGGAGTGCTAACTTTACAAGTCCATCCTGTGCCACTGCATCAAAGATTAGCACTATCGTTTCCAAGGTCCTATGTCATCAATCAATACCAATTCTGAGTCCAATATAGAACAGTGACGCCGTCGGTGGGAAATGACATCGAATTCCTGCGAAATTCCATGATCAAACTCCGTAAGATCTAACCCGAACCACAAAGAAATCAAATATGAAACTCACTCCATCTCCAACCATATAGGGAGTACATATCTTTGATTTTACTGATCTAGCTATCGATTCTAAAGACAATAATTGAGAAGGTCCAGAGGGAAACATTAAAACAAAGACGGATCCCTTCGTTATCACCAGATCTCACCTTAACTAATAAGGAAATCGAAAGAAACTGTGATTTAACGCCATTGCATTCCAAGAGACGAGCATCCACTACGAATTCAAAATCCTCAGAGCAATGAGCGTCTGATGCAAATTCAAGATCCTGATCTTTCATAGGGATACGCCATATCCGCATAAAAAGCTCATTATACGGTGTAAATTTACAAGATCCGAATGTAGATCATGATGACCATGAAAGCATATCTCCTACACGCTGGCCAGAATAGACAGAGAAATAAATCCCCATGGATTAGGTGGATCCATGGACCAGCTACAAAGGAGGCAGACCGAACGAATTTGCTCTCATCATTCGGTCGTATGAATTGATGCACGCAGCAATGAAGAAAACAATCTATAGAGAAGGTCGTGGCTACTACTAGCACTGTAAAAAGAGAGTTAGAAACCAATTCTACTCTTGAAGTAAGATACACGAAATGACTCTCTAACGTCATACTAGTTAAGAAACTTCCAAGAAGGGGAGTGGTATATATGTCGATCGT is a window encoding:
- the LOC131622457 gene encoding ADP-ribosylation factor GTPase-activating protein AGD12-like, translating into MSANNHLMDLGRPASGRRRLKDLLIQKDNRVCADCNAPDPKWASANIGVFICLKCCGVHRSLGTHISKVLSVTLDEWSEDEVDAMIEVGGNASANSIYEAYFPEGYTKPGPDASNEQRSKFIRSKYDLQEFLKPSLRIVSGKSSLSSTSKSSFMDSFKSASSQRMEGMVEFIGMLKVKVIKGTNLAIRDIKSSDPYVVLNLGTQTIQTSVVKSNLNPVWNEEHMLSVPEDYGQLKLKVFDHDTFSADDIMGEADIDLQSLITSAMAFGDAGMFGDMQIGKWLKSDDNALIEDSAVKITDGTVKQMMTLKLQNVESGEIELELEWISLDQ